The genomic region GCTAGAAGGCTTTTATGGAGTTTTTCAATTAGGTGGCGTGATGACACCATTAAATACGCGCTTAAAGCCAGACGACTATGTCTTTATTCTTAATCATAGTGAGAGTCAAGTGTTATTTGTTGAAGAGGAACTGTATCCGTTAATTGAGCCTGTTCGAGATCAGTTAACCTCAGTGAAACAAATTATCATTCACAGTGCGACAAAAGAATACAACGATTGTGTTAATTATGACAAGTGGTTAGCGGGGTATCCAGCGACAGCATTTGATCGAGCAGAACTTGAAGAAACAGATATTGCAAGCCTTCTCTATACGAGTGGGACAACCGGTAATCCAAAAGGGGTTATGTTAACTCATCGTAGCAACTATTTACATGCAATGGGAGCAATGCACCATTTACGAGTTTCAGATCAAGATACACTCATTCATATCCTGCCGATGTTCCATGTCAATGGCTGGGGATCGCCATTCTATTACACGGCCAATGGAGCTACTCAAGTGATGCAACGTAAAGTAGATGCAAAAGAGATCTTTGATAAAGTTGATAAATATAAGGTAAGTGTCGCGCATATGGCACCAACCGTATTAACGATGCTACTAGAATACTATTATAAAGAAAAGGAACAACTTAGCTTTGATCATGATACACGTGTTGTCATCGCTGGGTCTGCACCACCACCAGCATTTGTTACTCGAGTGGAAGAAGATCTAGGTTGGGAGTTTATTCAAGTGTACGGTATGACGGAAACGTCGCCATTATTTACAACTTCACAAGTACGCTCTCACCATTTAGACTTACCAAAGTCTGAACAAGCTCGACTAAAAGCTAAAGCTGGTTATGCGATGGTTGGTGCGATGGTAAAAGTTGTTGATGATGATGGCAATGAAGTTCCACATGATGGCAAAACAACCGGTGAAATCACGCTACGATCCAATGGTGTG from Desertibacillus haloalkaliphilus harbors:
- a CDS encoding long-chain-fatty-acid--CoA ligase; translation: MHVPLVLTHFLDRAVSLYGEKVAVIDGDKSVTYSELNDRVNQLSHGLEALNIKKGDKVAYLAPNTLEMLEGFYGVFQLGGVMTPLNTRLKPDDYVFILNHSESQVLFVEEELYPLIEPVRDQLTSVKQIIIHSATKEYNDCVNYDKWLAGYPATAFDRAELEETDIASLLYTSGTTGNPKGVMLTHRSNYLHAMGAMHHLRVSDQDTLIHILPMFHVNGWGSPFYYTANGATQVMQRKVDAKEIFDKVDKYKVSVAHMAPTVLTMLLEYYYKEKEQLSFDHDTRVVIAGSAPPPAFVTRVEEDLGWEFIQVYGMTETSPLFTTSQVRSHHLDLPKSEQARLKAKAGYAMVGAMVKVVDDDGNEVPHDGKTTGEITLRSNGVMECYLKNPEATAETIRNGWLHTGDMGTVDEKGYIDIVDRKKDVIISGGENISSIEVEGVLYEHPAILEAAVVAAPHEKWGEVPAAVVVLREGESLTEADVIEFARSKMAHFKAPKVVSFVEALPKTASGKIQKVQIRKEFWGEGRMVN